Proteins from a genomic interval of Gordonia sp. SL306:
- a CDS encoding helix-turn-helix transcriptional regulator produces the protein MTDTGRDRIRELLDAVLADDHHTLDDMATGAHASAFHFSRQLARHTGESPVALRRRVMLERAAWHLQRGESVTDTAFASGYESVEGFARAFTRAFGHPPSRSGSRTEHGHWLPSPNGIHFHSPTVLYIDTGGASEESAGDVVALMVRHDLDDIAALLAAAKDIDDESCATVRLPGHRVLPWAGPDETIADVLTHLVVDKAPWMASIDGTDEPDLDGPHDVQALIEMHEEIAPRWLALTRDIDRRGAWPDRIVDAICDPPESFLLSQIWSHVLTFSAHRRQLVRWMLADAGIDVRSIDPDPIMWHRQRSGGFT, from the coding sequence ATGACCGACACCGGCCGCGACCGGATCCGCGAACTGCTCGATGCCGTACTCGCCGACGATCACCACACCCTCGACGACATGGCGACGGGCGCACACGCGTCGGCATTCCATTTCAGTCGCCAGCTCGCGCGCCACACCGGCGAATCACCGGTGGCCCTGCGACGTCGCGTGATGCTCGAACGCGCGGCCTGGCACCTCCAGCGCGGCGAATCGGTCACCGACACCGCGTTCGCATCGGGATACGAATCGGTCGAGGGCTTCGCACGCGCCTTCACACGGGCGTTCGGCCACCCACCGAGTCGTTCGGGCTCGCGCACCGAGCACGGACATTGGCTGCCGTCACCCAACGGCATCCACTTCCACTCCCCAACCGTTCTCTACATCGACACCGGCGGCGCGTCAGAGGAGTCCGCGGGCGACGTGGTGGCATTGATGGTCCGACACGACCTCGACGACATCGCCGCCTTGCTCGCCGCGGCCAAGGACATTGACGACGAGTCCTGCGCGACGGTTCGTCTGCCGGGACACCGCGTGCTGCCATGGGCCGGTCCCGACGAGACGATCGCCGACGTCCTCACCCACCTCGTCGTCGACAAGGCCCCGTGGATGGCCAGCATCGACGGCACCGACGAGCCCGATCTCGACGGGCCACACGACGTGCAGGCACTGATCGAGATGCACGAGGAGATCGCACCGCGCTGGCTCGCGTTGACCCGCGACATCGACAGACGTGGCGCATGGCCCGACCGGATCGTCGACGCGATCTGCGATCCACCCGAATCCTTTCTGCTGTCGCAGATCTGGTCGCATGTGCTGACCTTCTCCGCACATCGCCGCCAACTGGTCCGGTGGATGCTCGCCGACGCCGGGATCGATGTGCGGTCGATCGACCCCGACCCCATCATGTGGCATCGACAGCGATCCGGAGGATTCACATGA